The following coding sequences are from one Thermostaphylospora chromogena window:
- a CDS encoding GNAT family N-acetyltransferase yields MTLAIRRYRWTDLEAVWALHRICLAQVGLASGDGVYYDDDLPHIHEIYLANRGEFLVGEVVVGGAPRVVAMGGLRRIDAEVAEMCRLRVHPEFQRRGYGERMLRALEARAVELGYRVVRGDTTLNQRAAMALYAKYGWRETRRENVGGLTVVYGEKSLVKNSARPLSSPGMA; encoded by the coding sequence GTGACCTTGGCCATCAGACGCTATCGCTGGACCGATCTGGAAGCCGTCTGGGCGCTGCACCGCATCTGCCTTGCGCAGGTGGGTCTGGCGTCCGGTGACGGCGTCTACTACGACGACGACCTTCCGCATATCCATGAGATCTACCTCGCCAACCGGGGTGAGTTCCTGGTCGGCGAGGTCGTGGTCGGCGGCGCTCCTCGGGTGGTGGCCATGGGGGGCCTGCGCCGAATCGATGCCGAGGTGGCCGAGATGTGCCGGCTGCGCGTCCATCCGGAGTTCCAGCGCAGGGGATACGGCGAGCGCATGCTCCGTGCGCTGGAGGCGCGGGCGGTGGAACTCGGCTACCGCGTCGTGCGCGGCGACACCACGTTGAACCAGCGGGCGGCCATGGCCCTCTATGCGAAGTACGGCTGGCGGGAGACCCGCCGGGAGAACGTGGGAGGATTGACCGTTGTTTATGGCGAGAAGTCCCTGGTCAAAAATTCGGCTCGTCCTTTGAGCTCGCCAGGGATGGCCTGA
- a CDS encoding XRE family transcriptional regulator: protein MSGRQHRETELARRIRARGLAAGQTMAQIAEKIHETCNAQFGTTRIKSHRLAHGIALADVIEQVRALFERDGKPSPGIGETLLSAYESGLKRPGPEYLHYLCSVYHVDPGALGYDGPCICGNTHTPPRPGARDPLLGGPELRIVPDPGLTERSHADLAKTSDDEDENVLRAALLKLIKGERQVHLDGQMLGAIENIRRRMDDTFVSASVSPAMLDQWEETIAGFGRQYMNTPPLRLLCDVLLEFSAVRRALDRRQPMDLQERLCRMAAQLAGLCGMIMINMGDYRMARSFFRTGRTAADETGDRALRAWITARESLVPLYLGDPQEALNLAKKSRDLAGQTPCAAQAMAPVIEARALAMLPNASKKDVVDQAKKALARARAAFTQMRSQEKNDLAFGYTERQLYFHQGDALVKLGQVLEADIALQQALHQYSPQEWLDPILIRFDRAKCKLLEGEVDEAVEMVIALMDKLDLSYRADIVLKRAQELADSIEEVAPDHPRLPLYRRLIEPVSASQAVASAIMAAGLVDAAGPSMDASPPLDRPSSAAPAAGAWASASPGSGEG, encoded by the coding sequence ATGTCCGGCAGGCAGCACAGAGAAACGGAGCTCGCGCGGCGTATACGTGCTCGTGGCCTGGCCGCCGGGCAGACCATGGCTCAGATCGCGGAGAAGATCCACGAGACGTGCAACGCCCAGTTCGGCACGACGCGGATCAAGAGCCACCGGCTCGCGCACGGCATCGCGCTCGCCGATGTGATCGAGCAGGTCCGCGCGTTATTCGAGCGCGACGGCAAGCCTTCGCCGGGTATCGGCGAGACCTTGCTCTCGGCCTACGAGAGCGGCCTGAAACGCCCGGGCCCCGAGTATCTCCACTACCTGTGCTCGGTCTACCACGTCGACCCGGGCGCGCTGGGCTATGACGGGCCGTGCATCTGCGGGAACACCCACACACCACCGCGCCCCGGCGCGCGCGACCCCCTGCTCGGCGGTCCCGAGCTCAGGATCGTCCCCGACCCCGGGCTGACGGAACGGTCGCACGCCGACCTCGCGAAGACGTCCGACGACGAGGACGAGAACGTCCTGCGCGCCGCGCTGCTGAAGCTGATCAAAGGCGAGCGGCAGGTCCATCTGGACGGTCAGATGCTCGGCGCGATCGAGAACATCCGCAGGCGCATGGACGACACCTTCGTGTCGGCCTCGGTGTCGCCGGCGATGCTCGATCAGTGGGAGGAGACCATCGCCGGGTTCGGCCGTCAGTACATGAACACGCCGCCGTTGCGTCTGCTCTGTGATGTGTTGCTGGAGTTCAGCGCCGTGCGCCGGGCCCTCGACCGCCGGCAGCCGATGGATCTGCAGGAGCGGTTGTGCCGGATGGCCGCCCAGCTCGCCGGCCTGTGCGGCATGATCATGATCAACATGGGCGACTACCGGATGGCCCGCTCGTTCTTCCGCACCGGCCGCACCGCGGCCGACGAGACGGGCGATCGCGCGCTGCGCGCGTGGATCACCGCCCGGGAGTCGCTCGTTCCGCTGTACCTCGGCGACCCGCAGGAGGCGCTCAACCTCGCGAAGAAGAGTCGCGACCTCGCCGGGCAGACGCCGTGCGCCGCGCAGGCGATGGCACCGGTCATCGAGGCGAGAGCGCTGGCGATGCTGCCCAACGCCAGCAAGAAGGACGTCGTCGATCAGGCGAAGAAGGCGCTCGCCAGGGCGCGTGCCGCCTTCACCCAGATGCGCTCGCAGGAGAAGAACGACCTCGCCTTCGGCTACACCGAGCGGCAGCTCTACTTCCACCAGGGAGACGCGCTGGTCAAGTTGGGCCAGGTGCTGGAGGCCGACATCGCGCTGCAGCAGGCGCTCCATCAATACAGTCCGCAGGAGTGGCTCGACCCGATACTGATCCGGTTCGACCGCGCCAAGTGCAAGCTTCTCGAGGGCGAGGTCGACGAGGCGGTCGAGATGGTCATCGCGTTGATGGACAAGCTCGACCTGAGCTACCGCGCCGACATCGTGTTGAAGCGCGCCCAGGAACTGGCCGATTCGATCGAAGAGGTCGCGCCGGACCACCCGCGGCTCCCGCTCTACCGGAGGCTCATCGAGCCCGTCTCGGCGAGTCAGGCGGTGGCCTCCGCGATCATGGCCGCCGGGCTCGTCGACGCGGCGGGCCCGTCCATGGACGCCTCACCCCCGTTAGACCGGCCGTCATCGGCAGCGCCGGCGGCCGGTGCATGGGCTTCTGCCTCCCCCGGGAGCGGGGAGGGGTAG
- a CDS encoding mechanosensitive ion channel family protein gives MVNSLTTTCGDNQGFICPLLNALIPGQKDTWVPLVASLADLLLILLVAMLLRGIVHRVIDRIVRRAATHISPARTRIRSGRAKEAALLLTERRKQRAETLGSVLKHVATIVILGTAVLTVLERLAIPIAPLLTSVGILGVAVGFGAQELVKDFIAGMFMLLEDQYGVGDVVDLGSAVGTVEAVTLRITRLRDADGRVWYVRNGTITRVGNGSQGWSLAAIDVPVAYDSDVPAVREILKNVAKELWEDPEYHEKAIIEEPQVWGLEQISDAAVVFRLGAKTVPAQRDDVARELRIRVKEALDRESVSLAG, from the coding sequence GTGGTGAACAGCCTCACCACCACGTGCGGCGACAACCAGGGATTCATCTGTCCCCTGCTCAACGCGCTGATCCCCGGGCAGAAGGACACATGGGTACCGCTCGTCGCCAGCCTGGCCGACCTGCTGCTGATCCTCCTGGTGGCCATGCTCCTGCGCGGCATCGTGCACCGGGTCATCGATCGGATCGTGCGCCGTGCGGCCACCCACATAAGCCCGGCCAGGACACGCATCCGCTCCGGGCGTGCCAAGGAGGCCGCGCTCCTGCTCACCGAGCGGCGCAAGCAGCGCGCGGAGACCTTGGGGTCGGTGCTCAAGCACGTCGCCACGATCGTCATTCTCGGCACCGCGGTACTCACCGTCCTGGAACGTCTGGCCATCCCGATCGCCCCCCTGCTCACCAGCGTGGGAATCCTCGGCGTGGCCGTGGGCTTCGGCGCCCAGGAACTGGTCAAGGACTTCATCGCAGGCATGTTCATGCTGCTCGAAGACCAGTACGGCGTAGGCGACGTGGTCGACCTCGGGAGCGCCGTCGGCACCGTCGAGGCGGTGACGCTGCGCATCACCCGGCTGCGCGACGCCGACGGGCGGGTCTGGTACGTCAGGAACGGCACGATCACCCGCGTCGGCAACGGGTCGCAAGGGTGGTCCCTGGCGGCGATCGACGTCCCCGTCGCCTACGACAGCGACGTGCCGGCCGTGAGAGAGATCCTCAAGAACGTGGCCAAGGAGCTGTGGGAGGACCCCGAGTACCACGAGAAGGCCATCATCGAGGAGCCGCAGGTCTGGGGACTGGAGCAGATCTCCGATGCCGCCGTGGTCTTCCGCCTCGGCGCCAAGACCGTCCCCGCCCAGCGCGACGACGTGGCGCGAGAGCTGCGCATACGGGTCAAGGAAGCCTTGGACCGCGAGTCCGTGTCCCTCGCCGGATAG
- a CDS encoding globin produces the protein MSGNAQEKEVQEPVSFYDAVGGEKAFRQLVHRFYQGVAKDPLLRPMYPEEDLSGAEDRLRMFLEQYWGGPTTYSQTRGHPRLRMRHSPFKIGSAERDAWLRHMRDAVDSLELPEELDKRLWDYLVYAAHSLVNTPDF, from the coding sequence ATGTCAGGGAACGCCCAGGAGAAGGAAGTTCAGGAGCCGGTGTCCTTCTACGACGCCGTCGGCGGCGAGAAGGCGTTCCGGCAGCTCGTGCACCGGTTCTACCAGGGGGTCGCGAAGGACCCTCTGCTCCGGCCGATGTACCCCGAGGAAGATCTGAGCGGTGCGGAAGACCGACTGCGGATGTTCCTGGAGCAGTACTGGGGCGGTCCCACCACCTACAGCCAGACCCGCGGCCACCCGCGGCTGCGGATGCGGCACAGCCCTTTCAAGATCGGCTCAGCCGAGCGCGACGCGTGGCTGCGGCACATGCGTGACGCGGTCGACTCGCTGGAGCTGCCGGAGGAGCTGGACAAGCGGCTCTGGGACTACCTCGTCTACGCGGCCCACAGCCTGGTCAACACCCCTGACTTCTGA
- a CDS encoding alpha-amylase family glycosyl hydrolase codes for MGIPWWRDAVVYEIYVRSFADASGDGVGDLPGVRSRLPYLARLGVDAIWLTPFYPSPMADGGYDVADYRDVDPRFGSLDDFDALVADAHRLGLRVLVDIVPNHSSAEHPWFKAALAAGPGSPERERYIFADSGDGPPNNWQSTFSGPAWTRVPDGQWYLHLFAPEQPDFNWRNPEVHAEFTDTLRFWLERGVDGFRIDVAMGLYKAEGLPDVPPDEQSFMSGSPIWGRPEVHEVYRTWRKLLDSYPGERMAVGEVWTDSAEDLARYVRPDELHQSFNFAWLQAPWSATAFREVIDDTLGTVPFPTWVLSNHDVVRHRTRYDEQPPGTGLARANAALLTMLALPGSAYLYQGEELGLPEVKNLPPEVRQDPIFARSGGTSPGRDGCRVPLPWSGQAPPYGFAPDGVRPWLPQPAEWAALSVARQEGVPSSTLEFYRRALACRRALRGSLPQWITWLDSPEDSLIFRHGDLICALNCGRTPARLPPHGRVLVASAPVADDVLPPDTAVWLHASR; via the coding sequence ATGGGGATCCCTTGGTGGCGTGATGCCGTCGTCTACGAGATCTACGTGCGCAGCTTCGCCGACGCCTCGGGAGACGGCGTGGGTGACCTCCCGGGTGTACGGTCCCGCCTGCCGTACCTCGCACGGCTGGGTGTGGACGCGATCTGGTTGACCCCCTTCTACCCCTCCCCGATGGCCGACGGCGGCTACGACGTGGCCGACTACCGCGACGTCGATCCGCGGTTCGGCTCGCTCGACGACTTCGACGCGCTGGTCGCCGATGCGCACCGCCTGGGGCTGCGCGTGCTGGTGGACATCGTGCCGAACCACAGCTCGGCCGAGCACCCGTGGTTCAAGGCGGCGCTGGCCGCCGGACCCGGCAGCCCCGAACGGGAGCGCTACATCTTCGCCGACAGCGGTGACGGACCGCCGAACAACTGGCAGTCGACCTTCAGCGGCCCGGCCTGGACACGCGTGCCCGATGGGCAGTGGTACCTCCACCTGTTCGCTCCCGAACAGCCCGACTTCAACTGGCGCAATCCGGAGGTGCACGCCGAGTTCACCGACACGCTGCGCTTCTGGCTGGAGCGGGGAGTGGACGGCTTCCGCATCGACGTGGCCATGGGGTTGTACAAGGCCGAAGGGCTGCCGGACGTGCCACCGGACGAGCAGAGCTTCATGTCCGGCTCCCCCATCTGGGGGCGTCCGGAGGTGCACGAGGTCTATCGGACCTGGCGCAAGCTACTGGACTCCTACCCCGGCGAACGGATGGCGGTCGGCGAGGTATGGACCGACTCGGCAGAGGACCTCGCCCGTTACGTGCGCCCGGACGAGCTGCATCAGAGCTTCAACTTCGCGTGGCTGCAGGCCCCCTGGTCGGCCACGGCCTTCCGCGAGGTGATCGATGACACCCTCGGCACCGTGCCCTTCCCCACGTGGGTGCTGTCCAACCACGACGTGGTACGGCACCGCACCCGTTACGACGAGCAGCCCCCGGGAACCGGCCTGGCACGGGCGAACGCGGCGCTACTCACCATGCTCGCCCTTCCCGGTTCGGCCTACCTCTATCAGGGGGAGGAACTAGGCCTCCCAGAGGTTAAGAATCTCCCCCCGGAGGTACGGCAGGATCCGATCTTCGCCCGTAGCGGCGGCACGTCACCCGGCAGAGACGGCTGCCGGGTTCCGCTGCCGTGGTCGGGGCAGGCACCGCCGTACGGCTTCGCACCGGACGGCGTGCGGCCGTGGCTGCCGCAGCCGGCGGAGTGGGCCGCGCTCAGCGTGGCCCGCCAGGAGGGCGTCCCCTCCTCCACCCTGGAGTTCTACCGGCGCGCGCTCGCCTGCCGCCGCGCGTTGCGCGGCTCGCTACCCCAGTGGATCACCTGGCTCGACTCGCCCGAGGATTCGCTGATCTTCCGCCACGGCGATCTGATCTGCGCGCTCAACTGCGGCCGGACGCCGGCGCGGCTCCCGCCGCATGGACGGGTTCTGGTCGCGAGCGCACCCGTAGCCGACGACGTTCTGCCGCCGGACACCGCCGTCTGGCTCCATGCTTCCCGCTGA
- the ettA gene encoding energy-dependent translational throttle protein EttA — MPEYIYTLQRVRKAHGDKVVLDDVTLSFLPGAKIGVLGPNGTGKSTLLKMMAGLEQPSNGEARLMPGFTVGILQQEPPLNESKTVLGNVEEGVAETKALLDRYNQIAEQMATDYSDELLEEMGKLQEQLEHRNAWDLDSQLEQAMDALRCPPPDADVTTLSGGERRRVALCKLLLEQPDLLLLDEPTNHLDAESVQWLEQHLEKYPGTVLAVTHDRYFLDNVAGWILELDRGRCYAYEGNYSTYLEKKAARLKVEGQKDAKRKKRLEEELQWVRSNPKARQAKSKARLQRYEEMAAEAAKYRKLDFDEIQIPPGPRLGTTVIEAKGLTKGYGDRLLIENLSFTLPRNGIVGVIGPNGVGKTTLFRMITGQEKPDEGSITIGETVSISYVDQTRSGIDPNKTVWEVVSDGLDHIKVGNVEMPSRAYIAAFGFRGPDQQKPAGVLSGGERNRLNLALTLKMGGNVLLLDEPTNDLDTETLSSLENALLEFPGCAVITSHDRWFLDRIATHILAWEGGSDWFWFEGNFADYEKNKIERLGAEAARPHRVTYRRLRRD, encoded by the coding sequence ATGCCGGAGTACATCTACACGTTGCAGCGCGTGCGCAAGGCGCACGGTGACAAGGTCGTCCTCGACGACGTCACGTTGTCGTTCCTGCCAGGCGCCAAGATCGGTGTCCTCGGCCCGAACGGCACCGGTAAGTCGACGCTGCTCAAGATGATGGCGGGCCTGGAGCAGCCGTCCAACGGCGAGGCCCGGCTCATGCCCGGCTTCACGGTGGGCATCCTGCAGCAGGAGCCGCCGCTGAACGAGTCGAAGACGGTGCTCGGCAACGTCGAAGAAGGCGTGGCCGAGACCAAGGCGCTGCTCGACCGCTACAACCAGATCGCCGAGCAGATGGCCACCGACTACAGTGACGAGCTGCTGGAAGAGATGGGCAAGCTGCAGGAGCAGCTCGAACACCGTAACGCGTGGGATCTCGACAGCCAGCTCGAGCAGGCGATGGACGCCTTGCGCTGCCCGCCGCCCGACGCCGACGTCACCACCCTGTCCGGTGGTGAGCGCCGCAGGGTCGCGCTGTGCAAGCTGCTGCTGGAGCAGCCCGACCTGCTGCTCCTCGACGAGCCGACCAACCACCTCGACGCCGAGAGCGTGCAGTGGTTGGAGCAGCACCTGGAGAAGTACCCCGGCACCGTCCTGGCCGTCACCCACGACCGCTACTTCCTGGACAACGTCGCCGGCTGGATCCTGGAGCTCGACCGCGGCCGCTGCTACGCCTACGAGGGCAACTACTCCACCTACCTGGAGAAGAAGGCCGCCCGGCTGAAGGTCGAGGGCCAGAAGGACGCCAAGCGCAAGAAGCGCCTGGAGGAAGAGCTGCAGTGGGTCCGCTCCAACCCCAAGGCGCGTCAGGCCAAGAGCAAGGCCCGTCTCCAGCGCTACGAGGAGATGGCCGCCGAGGCGGCGAAGTACCGCAAGCTCGACTTCGACGAGATTCAGATCCCGCCGGGGCCGCGCCTGGGCACCACGGTGATCGAGGCCAAGGGGCTCACCAAGGGCTACGGCGACCGGCTGCTGATCGAGAACCTCTCGTTCACCCTGCCGCGTAACGGCATCGTCGGTGTGATCGGCCCCAACGGCGTGGGCAAGACCACCCTGTTCCGTATGATCACCGGCCAGGAGAAGCCGGACGAGGGCAGCATCACCATCGGCGAGACCGTCAGCATCTCCTACGTCGACCAGACCCGCTCCGGTATCGACCCGAACAAGACCGTGTGGGAGGTCGTCTCCGACGGGCTCGACCACATCAAGGTCGGCAACGTCGAGATGCCCTCGCGCGCTTACATCGCGGCGTTCGGGTTCCGAGGGCCCGACCAGCAGAAGCCGGCGGGGGTGCTGTCCGGAGGCGAGCGCAACCGCCTCAACCTCGCGCTCACCCTCAAGATGGGCGGCAACGTCCTGCTTCTGGACGAGCCGACCAACGACCTCGACACCGAGACGCTCTCCAGCCTGGAGAACGCGCTGCTGGAGTTCCCCGGCTGCGCCGTCATCACCTCCCACGACCGGTGGTTCCTCGACCGCATCGCCACGCACATCCTGGCGTGGGAGGGCGGCTCGGACTGGTTCTGGTTCGAGGGCAACTTCGCCGACTACGAGAAGAACAAGATCGAGCGGCTGGGCGCCGAGGCGGCCCGCCCGCACCGGGTCACCTACCGCCGTCTCCGGCGAGACTGA
- a CDS encoding GGDEF domain-containing protein, whose protein sequence is MKHRRRLVVYICAVVTLHVTGIVVFAAMTPIRWQDLVTFGALLACGGVCIEATRRLGMPAGVSRDLLSAWWLPVAFLLPPLYALLTPIPLQILIQKRVRQTVLHRRVFSGAAIGLSGGVTSVVFHATVSEPSALDGGSAAPIAAALACALLFSLINTPLIGVAAYMANHDIRWREVLWDRESAILDVVELCVGTIVAILCSISIFLLVLALPPVMLLQRSLLHAQLQAAARTDPKTGLLNVAAWQREAETEIVRARRTGENFALLLIDIDHFKQVNDRHGHLVGDQVLVEVAATLRGQLREYDLVGRFGGEEFVVLLPHTDPGEARQVAERLRRRVGRMSVPVEEGMVRVTVSTGVAFGGVHGDDLLTLLAAADLALYQAKALGRDRVCLPAPRRPGPAEMTHADEHRRGRGEHHGRTAARSHGPAMASQDRLKGC, encoded by the coding sequence TTGAAACACCGCCGGCGGCTGGTCGTCTACATCTGCGCGGTCGTGACACTCCACGTGACCGGCATCGTCGTGTTCGCCGCGATGACGCCGATCCGGTGGCAGGATCTGGTGACCTTCGGCGCACTGCTGGCATGCGGCGGAGTGTGCATCGAGGCGACACGCAGGCTCGGCATGCCCGCGGGTGTGTCGCGCGACCTGCTGTCCGCCTGGTGGCTACCCGTCGCGTTCCTGCTCCCGCCGCTGTACGCGCTGCTGACGCCCATTCCGCTGCAGATCCTCATCCAGAAGCGGGTCAGGCAGACCGTGCTCCACCGGAGGGTCTTCAGCGGGGCGGCGATCGGACTGTCCGGCGGTGTCACCTCGGTGGTGTTCCATGCGACGGTGTCCGAGCCGTCGGCGCTGGACGGCGGATCGGCGGCGCCGATCGCCGCGGCCCTGGCCTGCGCCCTGCTGTTCTCCCTGATCAACACCCCGCTCATCGGCGTCGCGGCCTACATGGCCAACCACGACATCCGCTGGCGCGAGGTGCTGTGGGACCGCGAGAGCGCCATCCTCGACGTGGTGGAGCTGTGCGTCGGGACCATCGTGGCCATACTGTGCTCGATCTCCATCTTCCTGCTCGTGCTGGCGCTGCCTCCCGTGATGCTGCTCCAGCGAAGCCTGCTGCACGCCCAGCTGCAGGCGGCGGCCCGCACCGACCCCAAGACGGGGTTGCTCAACGTGGCCGCATGGCAGCGCGAGGCGGAGACCGAGATCGTCCGCGCCCGGCGCACCGGCGAGAACTTCGCGCTGCTGCTCATCGACATCGACCACTTCAAGCAGGTCAACGACCGTCACGGCCATCTGGTCGGCGATCAGGTCCTGGTCGAGGTCGCCGCGACGCTGCGCGGTCAGCTGCGCGAGTACGATCTGGTGGGCCGGTTCGGCGGCGAGGAGTTCGTCGTCCTGCTCCCGCATACCGACCCCGGAGAGGCCCGCCAGGTCGCCGAGCGGCTGCGCCGGCGGGTGGGGCGCATGTCCGTACCGGTCGAGGAGGGCATGGTCCGGGTCACGGTCTCCACCGGCGTGGCGTTCGGCGGCGTCCACGGAGACGATCTTCTTACGCTGCTCGCCGCGGCCGACCTCGCCCTCTATCAGGCGAAGGCCCTAGGCCGCGATCGCGTCTGCCTGCCCGCGCCGCGCCGTCCCGGTCCCGCCGAGATGACGCACGCCGACGAGCATCGCAGGGGCAGAGGCGAGCACCACGGGCGGACCGCCGCCCGTTCCCACGGTCCCGCGATGGCGTCTCAGGACCGGCTGAAGGGCTGTTGA
- a CDS encoding single-stranded DNA-binding protein, with protein MNDIYVTLVGNVAAEPRQHTLADGSRVTSLRVATTSRYFDKKLQEWRDGDKAFFAVRCWRGLGDNVAQSVRLGQPVVIHGRLRIREFEREGERRFIPEVEATSVGHDLRWGVSSFSRPPRGAAPSVLDAETRHSLDTAIEDWAFAAGRPAAPASPATSGASSSPSASPVPLPSAAPLHPATPVTPPSTPPTAPPTRQWPVMTVPAASEPATPTPDRADDASSAVSQTPVPAGDGSGSTEQRDGVRPRRRTDRRGRTTASAAGGPSADLTGEDRAAA; from the coding sequence ATGAACGACATCTACGTCACGCTCGTCGGCAACGTCGCGGCGGAGCCGCGGCAGCACACACTCGCCGACGGTTCCCGGGTCACCTCCCTGCGCGTCGCCACGACCAGCCGCTACTTCGACAAGAAGCTCCAGGAATGGCGTGACGGCGACAAGGCCTTCTTCGCCGTCCGCTGCTGGCGCGGGCTCGGCGACAACGTCGCCCAGTCGGTGCGGCTGGGCCAGCCTGTCGTGATCCACGGCCGCCTGCGCATCCGCGAGTTCGAGCGAGAGGGCGAGCGACGCTTCATCCCCGAGGTCGAGGCCACCTCGGTGGGGCACGACCTGAGGTGGGGCGTGAGCAGCTTCAGCAGGCCGCCGCGCGGCGCCGCCCCCTCCGTGCTCGACGCCGAGACCCGTCACAGCCTCGACACGGCGATCGAAGACTGGGCTTTCGCCGCCGGTCGTCCCGCCGCGCCGGCGTCTCCGGCCACTTCCGGCGCCTCGTCTTCGCCGTCCGCCTCCCCCGTGCCGCTTCCGTCGGCCGCCCCGCTCCATCCGGCTACCCCCGTCACGCCTCCGTCCACTCCGCCGACCGCGCCACCCACGCGGCAGTGGCCCGTCATGACCGTCCCGGCGGCCTCCGAGCCCGCCACCCCCACGCCCGACCGCGCGGACGACGCTTCATCCGCGGTCTCCCAGACGCCGGTCCCCGCCGGAGACGGGTCGGGAAGCACCGAGCAGAGGGATGGCGTGCGCCCGCGTCGCCGTACGGACAGAAGGGGGCGGACCACCGCATCAGCCGCCGGCGGGCCGTCCGCGGATCTCACCGGTGAGGATCGGGCCGCCGCCTGA
- a CDS encoding GTPase, which yields MTPSIPAPAPAKPGLGSRLAALSRVVELGPGRVNPTLLGEAQQVLQRAGDRLKLSSEHTVVALAGGTGSGKSSLFNAISGLELSPTGVRRPTTARTHACVWGLEGAGPLLDWLQIQWRHRFARASALDKGDSQFHGLILLDLPDHDSIRALTDHEADRLIKIADLVVWVLDPQKYADASIHSRYVRELAGHDAVTVFVLNQADRLSREELAECVSDLTALLKREGLDNPMVVTTSAVTPGGADGLKAVIAAAVSRRRVAIRRLEADVERMARHLGPLMPPGEGTGVPAAVDAARRVGLTDALCDAVGVPALGEAMENVYAARSEDYVGWPYTRWLRRLGGDPLKSLRLGDLRQDIRELTAGTIGAQPAEVDNAIDALADGLSVGMHDAWRAGLRQAARSRAAELPGVLSEEMAQAAPRLDRVPGSWRLLKAWQYLLVVLFVFGVAWMGTALLDGVLGLMRMPAALSAFGDAKMLPWAGVTAVAALGLGLVSAVVGRNLVVTGASSERERLERDMRRRIGQVAENMVIAPVEQELRRHHEFYTAMRTLRGPQAKPGFRFTPAGQSAPR from the coding sequence ATGACCCCCTCCATCCCGGCCCCCGCCCCCGCGAAACCCGGGCTCGGCAGCCGGCTCGCCGCGCTGTCCCGTGTCGTCGAGCTGGGACCGGGCCGGGTCAACCCCACCTTGCTCGGCGAGGCCCAGCAGGTGCTGCAGCGTGCGGGCGACCGGCTGAAGCTGTCCTCCGAGCACACGGTGGTCGCCCTCGCCGGCGGCACGGGAAGCGGCAAATCCTCGCTGTTCAACGCCATCTCAGGGCTGGAGCTGTCGCCCACGGGCGTGCGCCGTCCCACCACCGCCCGCACCCACGCGTGCGTGTGGGGTCTGGAGGGCGCGGGCCCGCTGCTCGACTGGCTGCAGATCCAGTGGCGGCACAGGTTCGCCAGGGCCAGCGCCCTGGACAAGGGCGACAGCCAGTTCCACGGGCTCATCCTGCTCGACCTGCCCGACCACGACTCCATCCGGGCGCTCACCGACCACGAGGCCGACCGGCTGATCAAGATCGCCGACCTGGTGGTGTGGGTTCTCGACCCGCAGAAGTACGCCGACGCGTCCATCCACTCCCGCTACGTCAGGGAGCTCGCCGGGCACGACGCGGTCACCGTGTTCGTGCTGAACCAGGCCGACCGGCTCAGCCGCGAGGAGCTGGCCGAGTGCGTGTCCGATCTGACCGCCCTGCTCAAGCGGGAGGGCCTGGACAACCCGATGGTGGTCACCACCTCGGCGGTCACCCCCGGTGGGGCCGACGGCCTGAAGGCGGTGATCGCGGCCGCCGTGTCGCGGCGCAGGGTCGCCATCAGGCGGCTGGAGGCCGACGTCGAGCGCATGGCGCGGCACCTCGGCCCGCTCATGCCGCCCGGCGAGGGGACCGGCGTCCCCGCCGCGGTCGACGCCGCCCGCCGCGTGGGGCTCACCGACGCCCTGTGCGACGCGGTGGGGGTGCCCGCGCTCGGCGAGGCCATGGAGAACGTCTACGCGGCGCGGTCGGAGGACTACGTGGGCTGGCCGTACACCCGGTGGCTGCGCCGCCTGGGCGGCGACCCGCTCAAGAGCCTGCGCCTGGGCGACCTGCGACAGGACATCCGCGAGCTGACCGCCGGGACGATCGGCGCCCAGCCCGCCGAGGTGGACAACGCGATCGATGCGCTGGCCGACGGCCTGTCGGTGGGCATGCACGACGCCTGGCGGGCCGGGCTGCGGCAGGCGGCGCGGTCGCGGGCCGCGGAATTGCCCGGCGTGCTGTCGGAGGAGATGGCGCAGGCGGCGCCGCGCCTGGACCGCGTGCCGGGCTCCTGGCGTCTGCTGAAGGCGTGGCAGTACCTGCTGGTGGTGCTGTTCGTCTTCGGGGTCGCATGGATGGGGACGGCCCTGCTGGACGGTGTGCTCGGGCTGATGCGGATGCCCGCCGCGCTGTCGGCCTTCGGCGACGCGAAGATGCTGCCCTGGGCGGGGGTGACGGCGGTGGCCGCGCTCGGCCTCGGACTGGTGTCCGCCGTCGTCGGGCGGAACCTCGTCGTGACGGGGGCGAGCAGCGAGCGTGAGCGGCTCGAACGCGACATGCGCCGCAGGATCGGCCAGGTGGCGGAGAACATGGTGATCGCGCCGGTGGAGCAGGAGCTGCGGCGGCATCACGAGTTCTACACGGCCATGCGCACCCTGCGCGGCCCCCAGGCCAAGCCCGGCTTCCGCTTCACTCCCGCGGGCCAGTCCGCTCCCCGCTGA